Proteins encoded in a region of the Massilia sp. UMI-21 genome:
- a CDS encoding cation:proton antiporter — translation MNEELTTPLWLLSPLAVLGAGLMLALVLGMLLQRFRVPKLYGAVIAGLLLGATGGNLIDRPLLAQFQELLNAASALVLFEVGRKMDLAWLLRSGRQGGSLLLATLARLLAVAITLGLLGLPWAAAIFIASILIAVNPVIVNSMVADENASGTSTFATANMVGLSSLVALLVLAVTMAWTRSQGVDANGFGEELLRQGGKLVLGAAIALLSYGLYAAATRLCKVPATMRPGMLLAALLIDLGLCSISASSALLSLLLMGLLLRNVERRDNVFQAQLKTAQDIGYVLLFLMSAALVDLQQLAQGWTLLAALLVFTVRIVATRAALVPGTAWDRNKKHAMALSMCSLVSYGGLVVDTTLNAYTGLDAASTELMGALLALNVLLAPGLTWLGLRMAGETYRQGAPNEGRGLSNKKEVNA, via the coding sequence ATGAATGAAGAACTGACGACGCCCCTGTGGCTGCTGTCGCCGCTGGCCGTGCTGGGGGCCGGGCTGATGCTGGCACTGGTGCTGGGCATGCTGCTGCAACGCTTCCGCGTTCCCAAGCTGTACGGGGCGGTGATCGCCGGCCTGCTGCTGGGCGCCACCGGCGGCAACCTGATCGACCGGCCGCTGCTGGCCCAGTTCCAGGAACTGCTCAACGCCGCCTCGGCCCTGGTGCTGTTCGAGGTCGGCCGCAAGATGGACCTGGCCTGGCTGCTGCGCAGCGGGCGCCAGGGCGGCAGCCTGCTGCTGGCCACGCTGGCGCGCCTGCTGGCGGTGGCGATCACGCTGGGTCTGCTCGGCCTGCCGTGGGCCGCGGCGATCTTCATCGCCTCGATCCTGATCGCGGTGAACCCGGTGATCGTCAACTCCATGGTGGCCGACGAAAACGCCAGCGGCACCAGCACCTTCGCCACCGCCAACATGGTCGGCCTGAGCAGCCTGGTGGCCTTGCTGGTGCTGGCCGTCACCATGGCCTGGACCCGCAGCCAGGGCGTCGACGCCAACGGCTTCGGCGAGGAGCTGTTGCGCCAGGGCGGCAAGCTGGTGCTGGGAGCGGCGATCGCCTTGCTGTCCTATGGCCTGTACGCGGCCGCCACCCGGCTGTGCAAGGTGCCGGCGACGATGCGTCCCGGCATGCTGCTGGCCGCGCTGCTGATCGACCTGGGCCTGTGCTCGATCTCGGCGTCGAGCGCGCTGCTCTCCCTGCTGCTGATGGGTCTGCTGTTGCGCAACGTGGAGCGGCGCGACAACGTGTTCCAGGCCCAGCTCAAGACCGCCCAGGACATCGGCTACGTGCTGCTGTTCCTGATGTCGGCGGCGCTGGTCGACCTGCAGCAGCTGGCGCAGGGCTGGACCCTGCTGGCGGCGCTGCTCGTGTTCACCGTGCGCATCGTCGCAACGCGCGCGGCGCTGGTGCCGGGCACGGCCTGGGACCGCAACAAGAAGCATGCGATGGCATTGTCGATGTGCTCGCTGGTCAGCTACGGCGGGCTGGTGGTCGACACGACGCTCAACGCCTACACCGGCCTGGATGCGGCTTCGACCGAGTTGATGGGTGCGCTACTGGCGCTGAACGTGCTGCTGGCGCCCGGCCTGACCTGGCTCGGCCTGCGGATGGCCGGCGAAACCTACCGCCAGGGCGCGCCGAACGAAGGACGCGGCCTGAGCAATAAAAAGGAGGTGAATGCATGA
- a CDS encoding MarR family transcriptional regulator, protein MRVLRQFRIVFNAVKSHFRQVEREAGLGGAQLWALSVIERHPGIGATGLARELDIHQSTASNLVRGLVERGYVTGSREGADRRTVALHVQPPGLEVLQRAPMPFAGVLPDALASLDLATLAQLEGNLSCLIARLDVDDEAGQLPLSQL, encoded by the coding sequence ATGCGGGTGCTGCGGCAGTTCCGTATCGTGTTCAACGCGGTCAAGAGCCATTTCCGCCAGGTCGAGCGCGAAGCCGGCCTGGGCGGCGCCCAGTTGTGGGCGCTGTCGGTGATCGAGCGCCATCCCGGCATCGGGGCCACCGGTCTGGCGCGCGAGCTCGACATCCACCAGTCGACTGCCAGCAACCTGGTACGCGGCCTGGTCGAGCGTGGCTACGTGACCGGCAGCCGCGAAGGGGCGGACCGGCGCACCGTCGCGCTGCATGTGCAGCCGCCCGGGCTCGAGGTGCTGCAGCGCGCCCCGATGCCCTTTGCCGGCGTGCTGCCGGACGCGCTCGCCAGCCTGGACCTCGCCACCCTGGCGCAACTGGAAGGCAATCTCTCCTGCCTGATCGCCCGACTCGACGTGGACGACGAGGCCGGGCAGTTGCCGCTCTCCCAGCTCTGA
- a CDS encoding ZIP family zinc transporter gives MTGIPMWLQAGLWGLLAGGALLLGAAAGYRLRVSQRLIAAIMAFGSGVLISALSFEMMDHAYETGGFASTAAGFLGGATVYTLANRWLSRRGARHRKRSGGQQPSAQENGGTGLAIAVGALLDGIPESIVIGLSMLAGGGVSTVAVAAIFLSNIPEGLSSAAGMKRAGRKPGYIFGIWGGITLVSGLSALLGYAVFRQFSPQIVAATTAIAAGAVLAMIVDTMIPEAFEQTHDFAGLITVAGFLAAFALSKLGA, from the coding sequence ATGACGGGAATACCGATGTGGCTGCAGGCGGGCTTGTGGGGATTGCTGGCGGGAGGCGCCCTGCTGCTGGGCGCGGCGGCGGGATACCGCTTGCGGGTATCGCAGCGCCTGATCGCCGCCATCATGGCCTTCGGCAGCGGGGTCCTGATCTCGGCCCTGTCGTTCGAAATGATGGACCACGCCTACGAAACCGGCGGCTTCGCTTCGACGGCGGCCGGCTTTCTCGGCGGGGCCACCGTCTATACCCTGGCCAACCGCTGGCTGTCACGGCGCGGTGCGCGGCATCGCAAGCGCTCGGGCGGCCAGCAGCCGTCGGCGCAGGAGAACGGCGGCACCGGCCTGGCGATCGCCGTCGGCGCATTGCTCGACGGTATTCCAGAATCGATCGTGATCGGCCTGTCGATGCTGGCCGGAGGCGGCGTGAGCACCGTGGCCGTGGCCGCGATCTTTCTGTCCAATATCCCGGAAGGCCTGTCGAGCGCCGCGGGCATGAAGCGGGCCGGCCGCAAGCCAGGCTATATCTTCGGCATCTGGGGCGGCATCACGCTCGTGTCCGGTCTTTCCGCCCTGCTCGGCTACGCGGTGTTTCGCCAGTTCTCGCCGCAGATCGTCGCCGCCACCACCGCCATCGCGGCGGGCGCGGTGCTGGCGATGATCGTCGACACCATGATTCCCGAAGCCTTCGAGCAGACCCACGATTTCGCCGGCCTGATCACGGTGGCGGGCTTCCTGGCGGCGTTCGCACTCAGCAAGCTGGGGGCTTGA
- a CDS encoding YbdK family carboxylate-amine ligase: protein MNAPVSKAQGAPAEDAQAQAQALANSGQGPAFLPDFTASTVGTMGIELELMVLDRLTYDLFPAAPDILRVLDTHDKPWVHTPEITTSMLEVATSILQSFGEAREQLEHIRSTVQRAAFEVGASVSGGGAHPFQRWNEQRIFPKARYFESERKYGYLAKLFTVFGMHVHIGAGTADEAVRLCAWLTQRSPLFIALSSNSVCWQGEVSGFCSSRSNVVGAFPMSGIQPHDFRSWQDFRDYFARLAGFGIVNSIKDFYWDVRPKPEYGTIELRVLDTPLKPVYAAALACYARELCLEFADQPGAWPSNGSRELYTWNRFNAARDGVDASWIDPETGISRPVAEVIRADLARLARRSADPGFPQACAVIEDLMKEGGQAGLLRRHLAAGGGMNDLARFASEIFEAKA, encoded by the coding sequence ATGAACGCACCCGTGAGCAAGGCGCAGGGCGCGCCGGCGGAGGATGCCCAGGCCCAGGCCCAGGCGCTGGCAAATTCCGGCCAGGGCCCGGCCTTCCTGCCCGACTTCACGGCCTCGACCGTGGGCACCATGGGCATCGAGCTGGAACTGATGGTGCTCGACCGCCTGACTTACGACCTGTTTCCGGCCGCGCCCGATATCCTGCGGGTGCTCGACACGCACGACAAGCCCTGGGTCCATACGCCCGAGATCACGACCTCGATGCTGGAAGTGGCGACCTCGATCCTGCAATCCTTCGGCGAGGCGCGCGAACAGCTCGAGCACATCCGCAGCACCGTGCAGCGCGCGGCCTTCGAGGTCGGCGCCTCGGTCTCCGGCGGCGGCGCCCATCCGTTCCAGCGCTGGAACGAGCAGCGCATCTTTCCGAAGGCGCGCTATTTCGAGTCCGAGCGCAAATACGGTTACCTGGCCAAGCTGTTCACGGTGTTCGGCATGCACGTACACATCGGCGCCGGCACGGCGGACGAGGCGGTGCGCCTGTGCGCCTGGCTGACCCAGCGCTCGCCGCTGTTCATCGCATTGTCGAGCAATTCGGTGTGCTGGCAAGGCGAGGTATCCGGCTTCTGCAGCTCGCGCAGCAATGTGGTCGGCGCCTTCCCGATGAGCGGGATCCAGCCGCACGATTTCCGCAGCTGGCAGGATTTCCGGGACTATTTCGCGCGCCTGGCCGGTTTCGGCATCGTCAACAGCATCAAGGATTTCTACTGGGACGTGCGGCCCAAGCCGGAATACGGCACGATCGAACTGCGGGTGCTGGATACCCCGCTGAAACCCGTGTATGCCGCCGCGCTGGCCTGCTACGCGCGCGAGCTGTGCCTCGAGTTCGCCGACCAGCCGGGCGCCTGGCCCTCGAACGGCAGCCGCGAGCTGTACACCTGGAACCGCTTCAATGCCGCCCGCGACGGCGTCGACGCCAGCTGGATCGACCCGGAAACCGGGATCTCGCGGCCGGTGGCGGAAGTCATCCGCGCCGACCTCGCGCGCCTTGCGCGGCGGTCGGCCGACCCCGGCTTTCCGCAGGCATGCGCGGTGATCGAGGACCTGATGAAGGAGGGCGGGCAGGCCGGCCTGCTGCGCCGCCACCTGGCGGCGGGCGGCGGCATGAACGACCTGGCGCGTTTCGCCAGCGAGATCTTCGAAGCCAAGGCCTGA
- a CDS encoding class I SAM-dependent methyltransferase, which translates to MTREHEHERIARIYRQWSGGRALRRYERLRPEVLQQSADRTRALGAMLRKTVGPNLAALRVLDVGCGTGSFLRQLIDWGASPHKLTGTELLPERLELARLRTAQGVHWHLGGLDSLADGSVDLVTAHTVFSSILDEATRQALAGDMWRMLRPGGWCMVFDFRYNNPRNRNVRKLTRAELDRLWPARERHYRTLLLAPPLARALAGLPGLVHEGLAALLPPLRSHFVYMVRKDCQGLTD; encoded by the coding sequence ATGACACGCGAACATGAGCACGAGCGTATTGCACGAATCTATCGTCAGTGGAGCGGTGGCCGCGCGCTGCGCCGCTACGAACGGCTTCGTCCGGAAGTCCTGCAGCAATCGGCGGACCGCACCCGCGCGCTCGGCGCCATGCTGCGCAAGACGGTCGGGCCGAACCTGGCCGCGCTCCGGGTACTGGACGTCGGCTGCGGCACCGGCAGTTTCCTGCGCCAGCTCATCGACTGGGGCGCCAGCCCGCACAAGCTGACCGGCACCGAGCTGCTGCCGGAACGGCTGGAACTGGCCCGCCTCAGGACCGCGCAGGGCGTCCACTGGCATCTCGGCGGGCTCGACAGCCTGGCGGACGGCAGCGTCGACCTGGTCACCGCACACACGGTGTTTTCATCGATCCTGGACGAAGCCACACGGCAGGCGCTGGCCGGCGACATGTGGCGCATGCTCCGGCCCGGCGGCTGGTGCATGGTGTTCGACTTCCGCTACAACAATCCGCGCAACCGCAACGTACGCAAGCTGACCCGAGCGGAGCTCGACCGTCTCTGGCCGGCGCGCGAACGCCATTACCGTACCTTGCTGCTTGCGCCGCCGCTCGCGCGCGCGCTCGCCGGCCTGCCTGGCCTCGTGCACGAGGGGCTCGCGGCGCTGCTGCCGCCGCTACGCTCCCACTTCGTCTACATGGTCCGCAAGGACTGCCAGGGTCTGACTGACTGA
- a CDS encoding EAL domain-containing protein — protein sequence MNRLLALPLFQRRRIVSRAAVATSLAGFALTAVLFGVARALEADSARADFAQRAAVRAAAVTRAFADAVHDLHALNLLFTAGGGAVSREAFDAFAQPLASSNGYLAALEYQRYVGAAERPAFEAERRRFWPGFAIRERGPDGALLPAAPRPRYLVIDYVVPVVNNAQVFGFDAWSRPEQRDFTQRAVDSGEPTASPVLRLLAGDGALRGMLVAMPVYRAGAELSSVAARRAAVLGITVVVIDTGLLIGGSLHAARLLDNAGFALTLYGRTRSGERVAVFNHPAEPAPRTLWERWLGGAPTVLTRAFEVSGSHWEMRAVQRGHGLDGQVGSLSILGYGCVLTLAAAALVQQRSARTRRIESLVERRTADLAMTAGALRLHQRAIESAANPILLISASRHGYPIEYANPSCERTLGYGPGGLTGKPLASLARADSDEPGLEELRQALHEGRKGHALVHQATRDGRELVSEVYIAPVSNAQGATEHFVVTTYDVTVAKRYEAELAHRARYDTLTGLANSALLADRIERAIANAGGVPVWVVALDIDHFKLVNDTLGRRLGDDALRAIANRIAGAIRQADTAARAGGDNFVLVLVGYADERQAAARVQAVRDAIAEPLCCEDHTLVFGSSAGVAGYPVDGQDPDTLVKHAEVAMYRTKQTGRNAVQFYAPHMNAHASDRLALEAALRGALRDDQFELVFQPQVELGSGRVVGTEALIRWRHPQLGTVLPERFIALAEETGLIVPIGAWVLRTACRQNCHWQRSGLGPLRIGVNLSARQFAEPDLVQTVRQVLEETGMEADSLEIELTESMMMADVEAAIETMRCLKAMGVKLSIDDFGTGYSSLAYLKRFPVDVLKIDRSFVHDIVLSPDGAAMVDAIISLAHGLRMQVIAEGVETIEQLDYLRGRGCDEVQGHIFARPEPVQQVEALLRKGRVEPDPAHG from the coding sequence ATGAATCGGCTGCTCGCCCTCCCGCTGTTCCAGCGGCGGCGCATCGTCTCCCGCGCTGCCGTGGCGACCTCCCTGGCCGGGTTCGCGCTGACGGCTGTGCTGTTCGGCGTGGCGCGCGCGCTGGAGGCGGACAGTGCGCGCGCCGACTTCGCGCAGCGGGCAGCCGTGCGCGCCGCTGCCGTCACGCGCGCCTTTGCCGATGCCGTGCACGACCTGCACGCGCTGAACCTGCTGTTCACGGCCGGCGGCGGCGCGGTCTCGCGCGAGGCCTTCGATGCCTTTGCGCAGCCGCTCGCCAGCAGCAACGGCTACCTGGCGGCGCTCGAATACCAGCGCTACGTCGGCGCCGCCGAGCGCCCGGCCTTCGAAGCCGAGCGCCGTCGCTTCTGGCCCGGATTCGCGATCCGCGAGCGCGGCCCGGACGGCGCCCTGCTGCCTGCGGCCCCGCGCCCGCGCTATCTGGTCATCGACTACGTGGTGCCGGTCGTCAACAACGCCCAGGTGTTCGGCTTCGACGCCTGGTCGCGGCCCGAACAGCGCGACTTCACCCAGCGCGCGGTCGACTCGGGAGAACCGACCGCCAGCCCGGTGCTGCGCCTGCTGGCGGGCGACGGCGCGCTGCGCGGCATGCTGGTGGCGATGCCGGTCTACCGGGCCGGTGCCGAGCTCTCGAGCGTGGCGGCGCGGCGCGCGGCGGTACTCGGCATCACGGTCGTGGTCATCGACACCGGCCTGCTGATCGGCGGCAGCCTGCACGCGGCGCGCCTGCTGGACAATGCGGGGTTTGCGCTGACGCTGTACGGGCGCACCCGCAGCGGCGAACGCGTGGCGGTGTTCAACCACCCCGCCGAGCCGGCGCCGCGCACGCTCTGGGAGCGCTGGCTGGGCGGCGCGCCGACCGTCCTCACGCGCGCGTTCGAGGTTTCCGGTTCGCACTGGGAGATGCGGGCGGTGCAGCGCGGCCACGGCCTCGATGGCCAGGTCGGCTCGCTGTCGATCCTCGGCTACGGCTGCGTGCTGACGCTGGCGGCCGCCGCGCTGGTGCAGCAGCGCAGCGCCCGGACCCGCCGCATCGAATCCCTGGTCGAGCGCCGCACCGCCGACCTGGCCATGACCGCCGGAGCGCTGCGCCTGCACCAGCGCGCCATCGAGTCGGCCGCCAATCCGATCCTCCTGATCAGCGCGTCCCGCCACGGCTACCCGATCGAATACGCGAATCCGTCCTGCGAGCGCACGCTCGGCTACGGACCGGGCGGGCTCACCGGCAAGCCGCTGGCCAGCCTGGCGCGCGCCGACAGCGACGAGCCGGGTCTGGAAGAACTGCGCCAGGCGCTCCACGAGGGCCGCAAGGGCCACGCACTGGTGCACCAGGCGACCCGCGACGGCCGTGAACTGGTCAGCGAGGTCTACATCGCCCCGGTCAGCAACGCGCAGGGCGCCACCGAGCACTTCGTGGTGACCACCTATGACGTCACCGTGGCCAAGCGCTACGAGGCCGAACTGGCGCACCGGGCGCGCTACGACACGCTCACCGGGCTGGCCAATTCCGCGCTGCTGGCCGACCGTATCGAGCGCGCCATCGCGAATGCGGGCGGCGTCCCGGTGTGGGTGGTGGCGCTCGACATCGACCACTTCAAACTGGTCAACGACACGCTCGGACGCCGGCTTGGCGATGATGCCCTGCGCGCGATCGCGAACCGGATCGCGGGCGCGATCCGGCAGGCCGATACCGCCGCCCGCGCCGGCGGCGACAATTTCGTGCTGGTGCTGGTCGGCTACGCGGACGAGCGCCAGGCGGCGGCGCGGGTGCAGGCGGTGCGCGACGCCATCGCCGAACCGCTGTGCTGCGAGGATCACACGCTGGTGTTCGGTTCGAGTGCGGGCGTGGCGGGCTATCCGGTCGATGGACAGGATCCGGACACCCTCGTGAAGCACGCCGAAGTAGCGATGTACCGCACCAAGCAGACCGGGCGCAACGCGGTCCAGTTCTATGCGCCGCACATGAACGCGCACGCCAGCGACCGCCTGGCCCTGGAAGCTGCCCTGCGCGGCGCGCTGCGCGACGACCAGTTCGAATTGGTTTTCCAGCCGCAGGTCGAGCTCGGCAGCGGCCGCGTGGTCGGTACCGAGGCGCTGATCCGCTGGCGCCACCCGCAGCTCGGCACCGTGCTCCCGGAGCGCTTCATTGCGCTGGCCGAGGAAACCGGCCTGATCGTGCCGATCGGCGCCTGGGTGCTGCGCACGGCCTGCCGCCAGAACTGCCACTGGCAGCGCTCCGGGCTCGGACCGCTGCGCATCGGGGTCAACCTGTCGGCGCGCCAGTTCGCCGAGCCCGACCTGGTGCAGACCGTGCGCCAGGTGCTGGAGGAGACCGGCATGGAGGCCGACTCGCTCGAGATCGAACTGACCGAAAGCATGATGATGGCCGATGTCGAAGCCGCGATCGAGACCATGCGCTGCCTGAAGGCGATGGGGGTGAAGCTGTCGATCGACGACTTCGGCACCGGCTATTCCAGCCTGGCCTACCTGAAGCGCTTCCCGGTGGATGTGCTCAAGATCGACCGCTCCTTCGTCCACGACATCGTGCTCAGCCCCGACGGCGCCGCGATGGTCGACGCCATCATCTCGCTGGCGCACGGCCTGCGCATGCAGGTGATCGCCGAGGGCGTCGAAACCATCGAGCAGCTCGACTACCTGCGCGGGCGCGGCTGCGACGAAGTGCAGGGACATATCTTTGCCCGGCCCGAACCGGTGCAACAGGTCGAGGCCTTGCTGCGCAAGGGCAGGGTGGAACCCGACCCGGCGCATGGCTGA